Proteins found in one Pseudomonadota bacterium genomic segment:
- the flgA gene encoding flagellar basal body P-ring formation chaperone FlgA, with amino-acid sequence MKRPSLLAVMMSFILVFLVTGGAVQAEDLNTVVLDKAVFQQAFEKIIRESLPWPKEDMQFADFSAKPEKLEVAAGAIEFRLTGNAAEFRLGRNQANFAILSDGREYGTVMMVCELRLIGEVVFTTRSLRKDSVITAEDMKVVRRDISMLGSELVNNINDAVGKQLNVSLNAGAVLYKYLLTPPVLVERGDLVTILAQSNNLRVTAPGEAREQGAYGDMVRVKNLMSRREVYARVVDPATVEVIF; translated from the coding sequence ATGAAGCGACCAAGCCTCCTTGCTGTAATGATGAGTTTCATTCTTGTGTTTCTTGTCACCGGCGGCGCAGTTCAAGCTGAAGATTTGAACACTGTTGTTCTGGATAAAGCCGTTTTTCAGCAGGCCTTTGAAAAGATCATTCGTGAATCGTTGCCCTGGCCCAAGGAAGATATGCAGTTTGCCGATTTTTCTGCAAAGCCGGAGAAACTCGAAGTGGCAGCAGGAGCCATTGAATTTCGATTGACCGGCAATGCTGCTGAATTCAGGCTTGGCAGGAACCAGGCAAATTTTGCCATACTCTCGGATGGCAGAGAATATGGCACGGTTATGATGGTTTGTGAGCTCAGGCTGATTGGCGAGGTTGTTTTTACCACCCGGTCATTACGGAAAGATTCGGTTATTACTGCTGAAGATATGAAAGTGGTCCGGCGGGACATTTCCATGTTGGGCTCAGAGCTGGTCAACAATATAAATGATGCGGTGGGCAAGCAACTGAATGTATCCCTTAATGCCGGTGCCGTGCTTTATAAATATCTGCTGACTCCGCCGGTGTTGGTAGAACGGGGCGATCTCGTAACAATCCTTGCCCAGTCGAATAATTTGCGGGTGACTGCTCCGGGAGAGGCAAGGGAGCAGGGGGCCTACGGTGACATGGTGCGAGTGAAAAATCTGATGAGCCGGCGGGAAGTGTATGCCCGGGTTGTTGACCCGGCAACCGTTGAGGTCATCTTTTAG